Proteins from a single region of Murdochiella vaginalis:
- a CDS encoding V-type ATP synthase subunit B, producing the protein MNIEYIKLKHLESAIVTVDKVNDVGYGEIVTITSEGKTYTGQVMAIEDDLAMVQVFGDTTGMRVDNAVVTFEGHPLSIPLNASILGRVFDGLGNPIDGGGAVFSNKRYNINGSAMNPVAREYPKNFIQTGISAIDGLMTIIRGQKLPIFSGSGLDHDRIAAQIIRQSQIRHSDDDFCFVFGAIGVQKDEADFFEETFRAAGVQDQVASFINLADDPVMERLITPKCALTAAEYLAFEEHKHVLVLLTDITSYAEALREISNLREEVPSRKGFPGYLYSDLAAMYERAGILRSGKGSITLIPILSMPNDDITHPIPDLTGYITEGQIVLSRELSRRGIYPAIDILPSLSRLMKDGIGEGFTREDHADVMRQIYASYAKAQEVRNLAQIIGEDDLSEDDRKVLAFGDAFEKQFLQQEFTENRSIEETLDLGWQLFSLLPDGELSQVSPEMKEKYLKR; encoded by the coding sequence GTGAATATTGAGTACATCAAACTGAAGCATCTGGAAAGCGCCATTGTTACCGTCGATAAAGTAAACGACGTGGGGTATGGCGAAATCGTGACCATCACCTCCGAAGGCAAAACATACACCGGACAGGTCATGGCCATTGAAGACGATTTAGCCATGGTGCAGGTCTTTGGCGATACCACGGGAATGCGGGTCGATAACGCCGTGGTCACCTTTGAAGGTCATCCGCTGTCTATTCCGCTTAACGCCTCTATTCTGGGCCGTGTGTTCGACGGCTTGGGCAATCCCATCGACGGCGGCGGCGCAGTATTTTCCAATAAACGCTACAATATCAACGGTTCCGCCATGAATCCGGTCGCTCGCGAATACCCAAAGAATTTTATTCAGACCGGCATTTCCGCCATTGACGGCTTGATGACCATTATCCGCGGACAGAAGTTACCGATTTTCTCCGGATCCGGTCTGGATCATGACCGCATTGCGGCGCAGATCATCCGGCAATCGCAGATTCGCCATTCGGACGACGATTTTTGCTTTGTTTTCGGGGCGATTGGCGTACAGAAGGATGAAGCGGATTTCTTTGAAGAAACCTTCCGTGCCGCCGGCGTACAGGATCAGGTCGCAAGCTTTATCAATCTGGCAGATGACCCGGTCATGGAGCGCTTGATCACGCCGAAGTGTGCGCTCACGGCGGCGGAGTATTTGGCGTTTGAAGAACATAAGCATGTTTTGGTGCTGTTGACGGACATTACTTCCTATGCCGAGGCACTGCGTGAAATTTCGAACCTTCGTGAAGAAGTCCCGAGCCGCAAGGGCTTTCCGGGCTATCTCTATTCCGATTTGGCCGCCATGTATGAGCGTGCCGGCATCCTTCGTTCCGGGAAAGGCTCCATCACGCTGATTCCGATTCTTTCCATGCCCAATGATGACATCACCCATCCCATTCCGGACTTGACGGGCTATATTACGGAAGGACAGATTGTGCTTTCGCGTGAACTTTCTCGACGCGGCATCTATCCGGCCATCGACATTCTGCCGAGCCTGTCTCGTTTGATGAAGGATGGCATCGGGGAAGGATTCACGCGGGAAGACCATGCCGACGTCATGCGCCAAATTTATGCCTCTTATGCGAAAGCACAGGAAGTGCGTAATCTTGCACAAATTATCGGCGAAGACGACTTAAGCGAAGACGACCGCAAAGTTCTTGCTTTTGGCGACGCATTTGAAAAGCAATTCCTGCAGCAAGAATTTACCGAAAACCGTTCGATTGAAGAGACGCTGGACTTGGGATGGCAGCTCTTTTCGCTGTTACCGGATGGCGAACTTTCCCAAGTGAGTCCGGAAATGAAAGAAAAGTATTTGAAGCGGTGA
- a CDS encoding V-type ATP synthase subunit A, translating into MNKTAEGIIRAINGPVIRGTRMNGFGIHEMVEVGENRRLGEIISLDEDRAVIQVYEQTEGLKVGDAIYATGEPLSVVLGPGLLMNMFDGIERPLERIQDAHGDFMATGVKMPALDDTKKWTVSMKVHEGDTLSSGQIFATCKETVLIEHRAMVPNGMAGKVVSCVADGDYTVHDVLAVIEQDGIRHELTLMQRWPVRRPRPVSRRLSTNDLLVTGQRVLDVFFPIAKGGTVAIPGGFGTGKTMLQHQIAKFCDADVIVYIGCGERGNEMTDVLDSFPQLIDPNTGENLMNRTVLIANTSNMPVAAREASIYTGITMAEYYRDMGYDVALMADSTSRWAEALREISGRLEEMPAEEGYPAYLSSRIAQFYERAGRVENLNASTGSVTLIGAVSPAGGDFSEPVTEATKRYVKVFLGLDKELAYSRHYPAINWMNSYSGYTELLANDYLDRTDVDVMALRKKMMGILLEESKLNDIVSLVGADVLPDEQRLVLEIARVIRVGYLQQNSFHAQDTYVPLKKQVRMLQVINTLYENGRDLLRLHAPLRIVRDDALYQKVTMMKYNVANDNLSAIDDLEEAIVSHYDALKMQYQGEDAS; encoded by the coding sequence ATGAATAAGACCGCAGAAGGCATCATTCGTGCCATCAACGGTCCGGTTATTCGCGGAACGCGCATGAATGGATTCGGCATACACGAAATGGTCGAGGTGGGTGAGAATCGTCGACTCGGCGAAATCATTTCGTTGGATGAAGACCGCGCCGTCATTCAAGTCTATGAGCAGACGGAAGGACTCAAGGTTGGCGATGCGATTTATGCAACCGGTGAGCCACTTTCCGTCGTTCTTGGCCCGGGCCTACTGATGAACATGTTTGACGGCATTGAACGTCCGTTGGAACGCATTCAGGACGCCCATGGCGATTTCATGGCCACCGGCGTCAAGATGCCGGCGCTGGATGACACAAAAAAATGGACGGTGTCGATGAAGGTTCACGAAGGCGATACCCTTTCTTCGGGACAGATCTTTGCTACTTGCAAAGAGACCGTGCTGATCGAGCATCGTGCCATGGTTCCCAATGGCATGGCAGGTAAGGTTGTCTCCTGCGTGGCGGACGGTGATTATACCGTCCATGACGTTTTGGCGGTCATTGAGCAGGACGGGATTCGCCACGAGCTTACGCTGATGCAGCGTTGGCCGGTGCGTCGTCCGCGTCCGGTTTCTCGCCGCCTTTCGACCAATGATTTATTGGTGACCGGACAACGCGTATTGGACGTGTTTTTCCCCATAGCAAAAGGCGGAACGGTGGCAATTCCGGGAGGCTTTGGAACCGGAAAAACCATGTTACAGCATCAGATTGCGAAGTTTTGCGATGCGGATGTGATCGTCTATATCGGCTGCGGGGAACGTGGCAACGAGATGACGGATGTGTTGGATTCTTTCCCGCAGCTGATCGATCCGAACACCGGAGAAAACCTGATGAACCGTACCGTGCTGATTGCCAACACGTCGAACATGCCGGTGGCGGCACGAGAAGCGTCCATTTATACCGGCATCACCATGGCGGAATACTATCGCGACATGGGCTATGATGTGGCACTGATGGCCGACTCCACCTCGCGTTGGGCGGAAGCGCTTCGAGAAATCTCCGGACGCCTGGAGGAAATGCCGGCGGAAGAAGGCTATCCGGCCTATCTTTCCTCGCGTATCGCACAATTCTATGAACGGGCGGGCCGCGTGGAAAACCTGAATGCTTCAACCGGGTCGGTAACGCTCATCGGTGCGGTTTCTCCGGCCGGCGGCGACTTTTCGGAACCGGTGACGGAAGCAACGAAGCGTTATGTGAAAGTCTTCCTTGGCCTGGATAAGGAATTGGCCTATTCACGCCATTATCCGGCCATTAACTGGATGAACAGCTATTCCGGTTATACCGAGCTGTTGGCCAACGATTATCTGGATCGTACGGATGTGGATGTGATGGCGCTGCGCAAAAAGATGATGGGGATTCTTCTGGAGGAAAGCAAGCTCAACGATATCGTTTCCCTCGTCGGTGCGGATGTATTGCCGGATGAACAGCGATTGGTACTGGAAATTGCTCGTGTTATTCGTGTCGGGTATTTGCAGCAGAATTCCTTCCATGCACAGGACACCTATGTGCCGCTCAAAAAACAGGTGCGGATGCTGCAGGTAATAAACACCCTTTATGAAAACGGCAGAGATCTGTTGCGCCTGCATGCGCCGCTTCGTATTGTGCGCGATGATGCGCTGTATCAGAAGGTCACTATGATGAAATACAATGTGGCGAACGACAATCTGTCTGCCATAGATGATCTGGAAGAAGCCATCGTATCGCATTACGATGCGCTGAAAATGCAATATCAGGGGGAGGATGCGTCGTGA
- a CDS encoding V-type ATP synthase subunit E, giving the protein MVELQSKLALFRNMIWSEEKRRSEQMLYDSTTQNSKLIEERKARLKRESEQYIEQHVDRAKREAREQLVVHRQENQRVFLETQKKCLDALNASIRQKFADFAQTPEYAAWMKKHLRAALEEMDVAEVHVLDRDQDLAHEICGEDLPIKSMPEEEIGGFVLVDRQQAKRTRHTFQYLIQDNEYEIGRALNDWLMNGAIQEAEGEAHE; this is encoded by the coding sequence ATGGTTGAATTACAGAGTAAATTAGCATTGTTTCGCAACATGATCTGGTCGGAGGAAAAGCGTCGTTCCGAGCAAATGCTTTACGATTCTACCACGCAAAATTCAAAATTGATTGAGGAGCGCAAAGCCCGTTTAAAACGGGAAAGCGAGCAGTATATCGAGCAACATGTGGATCGCGCAAAGCGCGAAGCGCGTGAGCAACTGGTTGTGCATCGGCAGGAGAACCAACGCGTTTTTTTGGAAACGCAGAAAAAGTGCCTGGATGCCTTGAATGCCTCGATACGACAAAAGTTTGCAGATTTTGCACAGACGCCGGAATATGCGGCATGGATGAAAAAGCATCTTCGCGCAGCGCTGGAAGAAATGGACGTGGCGGAAGTACACGTGTTAGATCGCGATCAAGATTTGGCCCACGAAATCTGTGGTGAGGACTTGCCGATCAAAAGTATGCCGGAAGAAGAAATCGGCGGTTTTGTGCTTGTGGATCGCCAGCAGGCAAAACGCACGCGTCATACCTTTCAGTATTTGATTCAGGACAATGAATATGAAATCGGCCGTGCACTCAACGACTGGCTGATGAACGGCGCAATTCAGGAAGCGGAAGGAGAAGCGCATGAATAA
- a CDS encoding V-type ATP synthase subunit F, with amino-acid sequence MHMKLITDNRELALGSRLSGIQTREVDEHTDLSEEWNMAVEDTDLGVLYLSKHVAEALQEEIDTFRAKHHRPIVVVLPEQKEN; translated from the coding sequence ATGCACATGAAGCTCATTACCGACAATAGAGAATTGGCGCTGGGCTCACGCTTAAGCGGCATACAGACACGCGAGGTGGACGAACACACCGACCTTTCCGAAGAATGGAATATGGCGGTGGAGGACACAGACCTGGGCGTGCTCTATCTGTCGAAACATGTGGCGGAAGCCTTACAGGAAGAGATTGATACGTTTCGGGCCAAACATCATCGGCCCATCGTCGTCGTTCTTCCGGAACAGAAGGAGAATTGA
- a CDS encoding ATPase, whose protein sequence is MVAPILTLSTIIVVLTISSGIYLLYKNTDSSKKRLKHALRLNLTCFAPCILMALILFMPSTAFAQGNANNAASGLAYLGAALSTGMATIGTGIAVGACGSAALGAVSEDQSILGKTLIFVGLAEGIAIYGLIISIMILGQIG, encoded by the coding sequence ATTGTGGCACCTATTTTAACGTTATCCACCATTATCGTCGTTTTGACCATCTCTTCGGGAATTTATTTGCTTTATAAGAATACGGATTCGTCCAAAAAACGCTTAAAACATGCGCTACGGTTGAATCTGACTTGCTTTGCTCCTTGCATTCTGATGGCACTGATCCTGTTCATGCCTTCGACCGCCTTTGCGCAGGGCAATGCAAATAATGCTGCTAGCGGCTTGGCCTATCTCGGCGCGGCACTTTCCACCGGCATGGCCACCATTGGAACCGGTATTGCTGTCGGCGCCTGCGGCTCTGCTGCGCTCGGTGCCGTTTCCGAAGACCAATCCATCCTCGGTAAGACGCTTATCTTTGTGGGCCTTGCGGAAGGTATCGCAATTTACGGTTTGATTATCTCGATCATGATTCTTGGCCAGATCGGCTAA
- a CDS encoding V-type ATP synthase subunit I — protein sequence MAIQRMKMMQLVAPLDQLSPIVLALFRTGGLHLLDAEKRIENYSFTIPVTEENLSKTVDVSTVRQFEKESDTGERRQAALTYLQRKPREMGDIFSQPNLTTELTTQQEAVLAGLMKLDADIEEIREKQKQVETDLSLLRLLSANDIAYSALQSLEQFAYEFGTLTAIERRAIRSGYEKIPAAILHLGAIEKEEFYLLVYPNKVQNEIRRLEDRLNWKPLHPDFPQGKTNEECIRFMEEEIQKEERQLQDLEKEKQTRIDRHEKDLEGLYYAASLNDAVNSAKQYFARGKSYFYVTGWVSEKEENAFRRTIAAFKDTFVQFMDEEHVSEKAPTRLKNSAIVRPFEAMVNMYGTPNYKELDPTGFFAITYVILFGAMFGDLGQGAVFALLGLLLKKMRHPNLGGVVFRMGLASMVFGLAYGSFFGLETVIPALVMRPFENINTVLIAAIVFGVILSSVAYILGIVNKWSRKEYQEAWFGKEGLCGFLLYLSLLLTVVNVAVQPVLPSGLLTVLIAASLAGILFQQPLTNVLLRKRPLYRQAVGDYYVETGFSLLEALISVFSGALSFIRVGAFAINHVGLFMAFSTMGRMIGGAGNVAMLIIGNIVIIGLEGLIVFIQSLRLEYYELFGKYYVGDGKPFIDAKKMFLHR from the coding sequence TTGGCGATTCAACGAATGAAAATGATGCAGCTGGTTGCGCCTCTTGACCAACTTTCGCCGATCGTGCTTGCTCTTTTCCGCACAGGCGGCCTGCATTTATTGGATGCGGAAAAAAGGATTGAAAATTATTCCTTCACCATTCCGGTGACGGAAGAAAACTTATCGAAAACTGTGGACGTTTCTACCGTGCGTCAGTTTGAGAAGGAAAGCGATACGGGGGAGCGTCGGCAGGCGGCATTGACCTACTTGCAGCGCAAGCCCCGTGAGATGGGCGATATTTTTTCCCAGCCGAATCTCACGACAGAGCTGACTACGCAACAGGAAGCGGTGCTGGCCGGTTTAATGAAATTGGATGCGGATATCGAAGAAATCCGCGAAAAGCAAAAGCAGGTGGAAACGGATTTAAGCCTCCTGCGTTTGTTGTCCGCTAACGATATCGCTTATTCCGCCCTGCAAAGTCTGGAACAGTTTGCGTATGAATTTGGAACGCTTACGGCGATCGAACGGCGGGCCATTCGCTCGGGCTATGAAAAAATTCCGGCGGCAATTTTGCATCTCGGCGCCATCGAAAAAGAAGAATTTTATCTTCTGGTGTATCCCAACAAGGTGCAAAATGAAATTCGTCGGTTGGAAGACCGTCTCAATTGGAAACCGCTCCACCCCGATTTTCCGCAAGGCAAGACAAATGAAGAATGCATCCGCTTCATGGAAGAGGAGATCCAAAAGGAAGAACGCCAGCTGCAAGATTTAGAAAAAGAAAAGCAGACGCGTATCGACCGTCATGAAAAAGACTTGGAAGGCCTGTATTATGCGGCGTCTTTGAATGATGCGGTAAACAGTGCAAAACAGTATTTTGCGCGCGGCAAATCGTACTTTTATGTGACCGGATGGGTCAGTGAAAAAGAGGAGAACGCGTTTCGTCGCACGATCGCCGCTTTCAAGGATACTTTTGTGCAGTTCATGGATGAGGAACACGTCTCCGAGAAAGCGCCAACGCGCTTAAAGAATTCGGCCATCGTTCGCCCCTTTGAAGCCATGGTGAACATGTACGGTACCCCGAATTACAAGGAATTGGATCCGACCGGCTTCTTTGCCATCACCTATGTTATTCTTTTCGGCGCGATGTTCGGCGATCTGGGACAAGGCGCAGTATTTGCCCTGCTCGGTTTGCTTCTGAAAAAAATGCGTCATCCGAATTTGGGCGGCGTGGTCTTTCGTATGGGCCTTGCCTCGATGGTATTCGGCTTGGCTTATGGATCCTTCTTCGGCTTGGAAACCGTCATTCCGGCGCTGGTCATGCGCCCCTTTGAAAACATCAACACCGTGCTCATAGCCGCCATTGTTTTCGGCGTGATTCTATCGAGCGTTGCCTACATCCTCGGCATTGTGAACAAATGGAGTCGGAAGGAGTACCAAGAAGCCTGGTTCGGTAAAGAAGGATTATGCGGCTTTCTTCTGTATCTTTCCCTTTTGTTGACCGTGGTGAATGTTGCCGTCCAGCCCGTTCTTCCCTCGGGCCTATTGACCGTTCTGATTGCCGCCTCGCTAGCCGGAATCTTATTCCAGCAGCCGCTGACCAACGTACTTTTGCGCAAGCGGCCACTTTATCGACAAGCCGTGGGGGATTATTACGTCGAAACGGGATTCTCCCTTTTGGAAGCTCTCATTTCCGTTTTTTCCGGCGCGCTTTCTTTCATTCGTGTCGGCGCCTTCGCCATCAACCACGTTGGGTTATTCATGGCCTTTTCGACCATGGGAAGAATGATAGGCGGTGCGGGAAATGTGGCGATGCTCATCATTGGCAACATCGTGATCATTGGACTTGAAGGACTGATCGTGTTTATTCAGTCCCTTCGTTTGGAATATTATGAGCTGTTCGGCAAGTATTACGTTGGCGACGGCAAACCCTTTATTGACGCAAAAAAAATGTTTCTGCATCGGTAG
- a CDS encoding V-type ATPase subunit: MGSDTALVTKLRGRFGKYLDPQQLVRLLEETTLEGAFRVIREIVGEDLGDFQDVRGGEQRLEAWKRRRNDELLTFLDAKQKQFLHSFFIEDELLELQRFLRVLQRDNRKEQLLFIQHSIYADTLHLTADTSIRVPTYLSTLKEKPYYRLLEPIVHNDAATGPIDFDSLMVNFNRWYFHRLRKEAKDIGGKTAAVLNDLLGTMIDLRNITWIVHTKRFLREEDPYLAMQMVSGGKILYGKTLDNAVGMDLPAFTVWLRHSPYRGLVEGGKEDYSFLPIARQRYLYRRCRKIFRLTDDGLLAAVCFIHMLNGRIAEIRRILEAINLGWKEEQMIQYLIEWKTE; this comes from the coding sequence ATGGGATCTGATACGGCTTTAGTCACCAAATTGCGCGGACGCTTCGGAAAATATCTTGACCCGCAACAGCTCGTTCGACTGTTGGAGGAAACGACACTGGAGGGCGCCTTTCGCGTGATCCGTGAGATTGTGGGAGAAGACCTTGGCGACTTTCAGGATGTACGTGGTGGCGAGCAGCGTCTCGAAGCGTGGAAAAGACGAAGAAATGACGAGTTGCTGACGTTTTTGGACGCCAAGCAGAAACAATTCCTGCACAGCTTCTTTATCGAAGATGAACTGTTGGAATTGCAACGATTCCTTCGCGTATTACAGCGAGATAATCGAAAAGAGCAGCTACTTTTTATTCAGCACAGCATTTACGCCGACACCCTTCACCTGACAGCGGACACGTCCATTCGCGTGCCAACGTATCTCTCGACTCTCAAAGAGAAACCGTACTATCGACTTCTGGAACCGATTGTTCACAATGACGCTGCAACGGGGCCGATTGATTTTGACTCGCTCATGGTAAATTTCAATCGATGGTATTTTCATCGACTGCGAAAGGAAGCAAAAGATATCGGTGGCAAGACTGCAGCGGTTCTTAATGATCTTCTCGGCACCATGATCGACTTACGAAACATTACCTGGATTGTTCATACCAAGCGCTTTTTGCGCGAGGAAGATCCGTATTTAGCGATGCAGATGGTTTCTGGCGGAAAGATTTTATATGGCAAAACGCTGGACAATGCGGTGGGCATGGATTTGCCGGCTTTTACCGTTTGGCTTCGCCACAGCCCGTATCGCGGTCTGGTGGAAGGAGGCAAAGAGGATTATTCCTTTTTGCCCATTGCAAGGCAACGCTATCTTTATCGACGTTGCCGAAAAATCTTCCGCCTCACCGATGACGGTCTACTTGCTGCGGTGTGTTTTATACACATGTTAAACGGCCGAATCGCTGAAATACGCCGCATATTGGAGGCCATCAATTTGGGATGGAAAGAGGAACAGATGATACAGTACTTAATTGAATGGAAGACGGAATAG